The nucleotide sequence AatcatgtacatgtgtgtgaatGCAAAGGACAATGTTAATTGATTTTgtgtaaaatgttatgagtgttATAATCTTCAAGTTTCAGGACAATCGGTCACACCGTAAAAGGTGAATGGACAATCAGAACATGAAGAGACTAATAATGTGACTTTCCAAGGACGTCaatgaacatttattttatttgaagAATCCATGGACATTCCAAGTGAAGTTTATTGGAATTACTACCTGGGACTTTATTTACATTGTTTGTGAATGATTGATAGTGTGTGAGTTTTAAGTTGTGAGTTCAAGTTGTATGTGCAACAAATTTATTTGTTAACTGGAAAAGGGGGATGTAACATATAGGcctatgtgtgtacatgtatgcataatTACATGACGTCACAGTACCACGTGACACGTTGGCATTGTGTACTCCAACATGGCTGCAGGCTACAATAAACCTGGACGAACTCCCATCAAATCCATATGTATCCTTGGATGCATGGACTGTGTGCAATCTATCTAACCAAGAGATATAACACTTTAGACTTCTTATTAAACATAGAGTAAATTTGCCAGAAAAAGTCTTCACAATAGCCGTTTAAATACCATATCTTTAACTTCACCGAGTGTACAGGTTTATTCGTTTACAACACAGTTCCCGCGCTGTGTTTTGATCAAACTTAAATTTTGTTAGTAGTgaataattgtgaccctccaccacgaaatgagtcgcatgtcacctttgcatgattttcatatttttacattttcctaaagagttttttatgctctatccagtggtgaaacccgttttagaaaaaagcgaaaactgtttgagttataagcctgtgactaaggtgaccctcacactgttacaagacactccccggacttatatttaagcctagcgcagaaccgcgcgagctgacatgcgactcatttcgtggtggagggtcacaattatacTATTTAAGAAACCATCGATTCCTAGATGATTCTCATCTAAGTATTCAGCTTTCTGTTCGGAGTGAGAAGTAAGCCTACTAGATATTTTCTTTAATATGCTGAGTAgcgagaaaaataaagaaacaagtcgcgtgaagcgatatcaaaacattaagACAATATTTCGCCCTGAAACTAAAAGACTGCAAGCAGGAAGACTTGGCTAGTCTAGATAAAATCGATaacttgcaacaacaacaaacaaagcaaaacagaaaagaacaagtcgcgtaaggcgaaaatacaatatttagtcaagtagctgtcgaactcacagaatgaaactgactcgtagcatcgtcagtccaccgctcatggcaaaggcagtgaaattgacaagaagagcggggtagtagttgcgctaagaaggatagcacgcttttctgtacctctctttgttttaactttctgagcgtgtttttaatccaaacatatcatatctatatgtttttggaatcaggaaccgacaaggaataaggtgaaggtgtttttaaattgatttcgacaatttaattttgataataatttttatatatttaattttcagagcttgtttttaatccgaatataacatatttatatgtttttggaatcagcaaatgatggagaataagataaacgtaaatttggatcgttttataaatttttatttttttttacaattttcagatttttaatgaccaaagtcattaattaatttttaagccaccaagctgaaatgcaataccaaagtccgggcttcgtcgaagattacttgaccaaaatttgaaccaatttggttgaaaaatgagggcgtgacagtgccgcctcaactttcacgaaaagccggatatgacgtcatcaaagacatttatcaaaaaaatgaaaaaaacgttcggggatttcatacccaggaactctcatgtcaaatttcataaagatcggtccagtagtttagtctgaatcgctctacacacacacacacacacacacacacacacgcacagacagacagacacacatacaccacgaccctcgtttcgattccccctcgatgttaaaatatttagtcaaaacttgactaaatataaaaaggagaacAAAAAACGGAATTatgcacacactcagtcatcttgcacaacaatgcaacacatGGATAGGATTAATGGAATGACatgtatttgtcaacaacaaatcaTGGGATAGAAAACTACAAAATGTGAAAGAAAGTACATTTAAACAATAAATGTAATACTGATTGTTAAACAAATGTAACATCGTTAATTGAACACcgttaattttgataatagcaCCAGTAACAAGATATTGGCAAGTGCAATGATGGTAGTATTGTAATTACATTTAAttgtcaacaacaaatcagGAGATAGAAAATTCAAAACGGGAAAGAAAATGTTTATGTTAACAAAATCCTGAAATCAATTTTAAGTAAGATATTGCCGTCAACATGGAAAAATTGCGCGAGTGTCAATTGGTACAGTAAAACTAAACGTTTCATTGGACATTAGCGCAATTTTTTCATGCCGACGACGATATATAGATTGTTTTATGTCACACCcacagcttaaaggcacagtaagcctcccgtaaaccatcacagagctccccgagcgtctaaatacagtacaagcatacttccatttgaacgctcaccgaacgggaacatcctggctgctttctgtcgagcgtgagacattttcaaagaatttattttcgtagacttgttccgttaacaacaacggcgcctcgtttttgcgctagacctaacttttaaaatctaaataataaattgacagcttgttacacaaacattctctaatcataaaagaattcgtttttcatcaagacaagatcagaacaattcgaagttgtgaaagtttaaaaaaagaaaagcccggaagcagggtcacgcaagggtcgtagcagacgacggccggtttatcagtgcaaatcgccgttcctctcaacagtcaaaagccatcgctagagttcttgtgaaccacagccgttgtttcgtgcataaaaaaaacgtgctattgtagataagctcacgtcgagtcgcattcaaataaccaactatgacgactgcattgtgaaaagggaaaactggatcacacgggttcacgatggctcaggggtaagataaaccacgcaaaaataaattctttgaaaattgttcgctctttacggagggcacctaggatgttctcaattggtgagtgtttaaatgaaatggtgtttgtactgtgtgtaaaagcctgaccgtatctgtggtggtttacgggaggcttactctgcctttaaaaatagtttggtttgatcgagaaatgtttgagttatgaaaataattatatttatttgtcaacaacaaatgacgagatacaaaaattaaaaatgggaaaaaaaaatgtgttatgttaacaaaatcctgaaatcaattttaaataaaatattgtcGTAAACATGGGAAAATTGTGTTAGTGTCAATTGGTACAGTAAAGGTAAACAACATTTCACTTGACATTAGCGCAATTTTGCCATGGCGACGACGATATGTACATTGTTTTATGTCACACGCACAGCTTAAAAATAGTTTGGATTGACCAAGAAATGTTTGAGTTAGgaaataattatatttatttgtcaacaacaaatgacgagatagaaaaataaaaaatgggaaAGAAAATGTGTTATGTTACACAGCTTAAAAATAGTTTGGATTGATCGAGAAATGTTTGAGTTAGGAAAATAGCAACTGCTTGGATTGTAAAAAGAAGTCTAGAAAATGGAGTTTTGGTGCATTAGTGAAAAACATAATTGGCATAATTATACATTGTTAATGTTAATTGAACATGATTCAGATATCATCAGCAACATGATTCAGATATCATCAGCAGCAAGTTATTGGCAAGTGAAACTGTAAACAAATGTTAAAGACAGTGGGTTTGAGAAACAGTAAAATATAGTTTGTACATGTAGTAAGAACACCTAAAACTTATCtcggaaagacaaaaaaaactgCGTTGCGATCAAAAATATTGCGTGGCCCACATGGGggtcgaactcacgacctccgcGTTTTCAGCACGGCGCTCTAACCAGAGATATGTATGCTCTAACCAACTGAGCTAATGGGCCAAGGGAAAGAACCGTTGTGTGCCCTATCGCATGGCGTTGAagcgagttacttcccttacacACCGGAAGCTAGATGGTTTGCGATTGATGTCGCTCTAGAACTGGTTTTTTGTCATATTTTTAGCGTGTGAGATCTGAgatagtttttatttttattatataACCTATTATAGTGTAATTTTGCATCATGCTGTAACAGTTAAAGaatgaaaacattttttttaatacattgCTGCAAACAACTAAGTTTGCCGAAAATTAGTTCCGGAATGTCACCGTTAAAACAGGCAAATGCCTCCGCATAACCCAGACCCGGACTGGGAATAAACTAAACTTAATCAGCTACAACTCTTCGCCTTACCTTCTTGTCTGTCCAATCGAGAAAGGTAAACTAACATTGCAGAGAGAGCCCTTTTAAATAAATAGCATAGGGTCACATGGGAGGTCATAAAAACGCCTCAGCATATGACGGACAGAGTGACGTATATTTTGTGATGATTGATCGTGGTCAGCCAAACCGTTCCCGATTTTTGCTGCTGGCCAGTCGATCTGTTACAAATGTCACTGGATCCGGTGTCAAAATGTCCACACTTTAATTACGTTGATGAGCGAGCATGGTCACCGGGCAATTCAGTCATGCGTTAACGGTAGTGTAATTTGGCGCCTGAATGACCTACGTGAATGTAATTAGGGCTTACTAGTGATGTAGGTGATCAACATGAAAGTTCTAACTTCAGTTGCACATTACGTCCGGAAAAGACTGTAAACACAGGAGTGTCTCAAAACACAAACGGGGAACTGGATGGTTGAAatatgtaacaagtcgcgtaaggcgaaaatacaacatttagtcaagtagctgtcgaactcacagaatgaaactgaacgcaatgcaacgcagcaagaccgtatactcgtagtccaccgctcacggcataggcagtgaaattgacaagaagagcggggtagtagttgcgctgggaaggatagcacgcttttctgtacctctcttcgttttaactttctgagcgtgtttttaatccaaacatatcatatctatatgtttttggaatcaggaaccgacaaggaataagatgaaagtgtttttaaattgatttcgacaatttaattttgataataatttttatatatttaattttcagagcttgtttttaatccgaatataacatatttatatgtttttggaatcagcaaatgatgaagaataagataaacgtaaatttggatcgttttataaaaaacatattttttttttacaattttcagatttttaatgaccaaagtcattaattaatgtttaagccaccacgctgaaatgcaataccgaagtccgggctttgtcgaacattacccgaccaaaatttcaaccaatttggttgaaaaatgagggcgtgacagtgccgcctcaactttcacgaaaagccggatatgacgtcatcaaagacatttatccaaaaaatgaaaaaaatgttcggggatttcatacccaggaactctcatgtcaaatttcataaagatcggtccagtagtttagtctgaatcgctctacacacacgcacagacacacacacacacacatacaccacgaccctcgtctcgattcccccatctatgttaaaacatttagtcaaaacttgactaaatgtaaaaatgatgtAATGGGTCACATACATTGCTGTTTTCATAAATTTTGttgattttatatttttatttgtttatactTCTGTTGAGCTGTTTGTCTCGTTGACCCACACCCTTCGACCTGGCAGTGAATTATTCAATCTTACTTCCATGAAGCATGCGTGTATACATACTGAAATTTGTGGTTTTGCTGAATGACTTTGAAGAGAGATGGTTCATATAATGCCTGCCTTTGTTTGCCCGGTATTGTCTGTGGCAAATAAGGCCTGTCGTTGGTACATTTACCTATTACATTCTTGAtagattatttttttaaattcgtGAACAAAAAAGGATTTTCTGAGGAATGTTTACGTTTTCATTCTAATGGTTGGCAATAGCTTGCAGTCTTGCTGCTTGTGACTTTTTATTCACTAGTAATTGTTTTTAGTCTTGCCCTTATAATTCTATGTACCCTGATGTATTGGTGGcgatatttatatatttttccTATGGTCAAGAAGCATTTTTTGCTGCATCAAAATCGAATCTAAAACTATTGGaaagagccgaaatggctgcactcaaaatcatctttgatctcccaaaacactccataaacaaactagtgtatcaagaggctggctggctgcccctcgatgaagaaagaagactaaAGTCGGCCCAGTACGTATCAAGAGCCAGTACAGTTGATAATGCTGTGAACGAAGAGCTCACTGCTGAGTTCGACACAATTACCTCGGCcccttaccaaaacctaaaaagaaaaacacccacaatatacgaagcaacgatcccactagcagactatgttcaaccgatatttcaagaaagtggggtaaacccaggtaggatggcccacattcccattcaccccttccccttttggttcatggaatctcccattatcatccctgatcatgatctgggtgtaacaaaaaaagataaccctgtACTTGTCTCATCACTAGTAAGAGAAATAATCTCAAACAGTTACAAAGATCACCTACAGATATTTACTGACGGCTCAAAACTAAATGATGACCAAACTGGCTGTGCTTTTGTCATTCCTGACCTCAAAATAACTAAAAAATTTAAACTCAATaaggatgtgtccattttcactgcagaaatgtacGCCATCTTAAGAGCATGCCACTATGTCAATGACCTCCCTCGACCCCCAATGTCACGTAGTGGTGGCAAGTGTTTGACGACTGTTGTCCTTGGTGGCAATGTTGCGTTATTTTCGGCGCGATGTATTATTGTGTTTGTTGATGGGTGCATTCCGTGCGATTTCCCAGTGCCAGTTGCTATAACACTGTCAGCGAATTATGCACGCTTAGATGGCGTATCTCGTGCGCTAGCTGCGGACCTTGCGTTGCAGCAATTTTTGCGCAGGCCTTGGGTTCTGTTTCGTGCGTATGAGTACGACAGAACTGCGAGAGTTCACGGTTTGGAGGGCAGAGAAGCTGGACAGAGTCTGGACTGTGTGGCGGTGTTGAGATTTTGTTGGCAACTACCAAGAGCCGCTGGGGTAATTGTTGTTGGAATGTGTCTTGTTTCGTTTGGTTATTGGTTGTAATTATTGTCGTCTACTGTGGTGTCGTTGTCTCAGTTGTCGTGTGAAATTTGGTGTGAACTAACACTAGTTGACAGTTGTCAGTGGACAGAACGATCAGGGGTCAAGGTGACGTTTAAACCAAGTTCAAAAcaactccagcttttgctttgttTGACGACTGTTATTTTATCAAGGGACGTTAACGTGTATTACAATCAAGAATGCCAAGCCTGGGCTGCTTTCCGTTCTTTGGAAATTGATTATAGCATTCATGGCTATTGTAAAGATTTATGGTTGTTGTAAATATTGTTGCCGGGTGATTGACAGCTCGCAAGACAATATTTCCTGGGGGTAATATTATTGTACACACCTAGGGCTGGGGGCAGTGGGGGAAAGGATATGTTTCGCCGACTCTGGGACTCAGTGGTTATCGAATGTGTTgcagtttcttttcttcttgatGTTCTTCATCAACCCACCTGTTGCCTCGTCCTTGTCACCGGTGTTGTCACCGTGGCAGTATCCTGCAGCGCTACTGTGTCCCACTCTCAGCTTGGGATGTCCGCCCGCCTTCGGAGCTTGATTTGTGCACCGTCGAGGCCGGGTGGGTTCGCCTCCACCGTGCTTCGTCTCCACCGCCGTCCGTCCTCGTTGTCGCCGGCGCTGATGGTGGTGACGTAGGGGGCTATAACTACGCTCTCGCATGAACTGACGCCGAGACCCTGGTGCCTCACCTTCAGGAAGACCGCGCTGCATGAGCCGAGCTTCAAGTTACCCCGTCGACACTTCCGGGAAGGACCAGCTTACCTGCTTAATTGCAGGCAGTCTATCGTCGTCGTGACGTCACCGTCAAGGAACACTTATCTTCGCCGACAAAGAGCTAAGTCTTCCATCTTTTCCCCTCTCTTGTTCCTGGCCCGACGGTGTCagtcattttttgttgtttaccCCACAGAGAGGAAAAACTTGTAAATATTGAGACAACGCAGGCTCGTCTCAATAACTCTTGATCTTCGGGAGGAGTCCCAAGATATGCATCAGGGAGTAGTCCCTAGACTTTCTTTGAATATTTGTTTCATGCGTTTTCCCTATTAAATGTACAGGGTCAGTCTTTATTCTCTTAAATCTTCAATTGATTTTTCCTGTTTCTTGTGAATTTCATGAACGATTACTATGGCGAAGACCCTTGAATTATTATTGATCGCAACCTATCGCAGGTTTTTTTTCCCCGTGTGTTTGATTGCCAAGGCTGCAGCCGGACGTCTGCCTTGCCTTGTTTATGCTTGTATATCGTGATCTAGCACAGGGGTGCTGAGTAACTATTCCCGTTAACCCTTACTAACCGCTTAatagttgtgtgcgtgtgcatgtgttatAAGTGTGCTTGAAGTTGGAAACAGAGTGAATATAAATGTGAATAATAACTTGGAAAAGGATGCAAAACGGGCTTggttatttctttttttaatgccAACAACGCAAGTAACTTACATTTCACGCCTTGACGTGACATATTTGGTGGAGATGCCGGGGATAAAACACGGTTGACATATAAAGCTAACTtatacttgtttttttttttataagttcATAAGTTGTTAACCCTCTGTTTTACTTGTTCCCGTCCCTATTTGTTCACTTGTGTGGTATATAGCCTTGTCCTCTGTTGTGGGTGTTGGTGGGCTTCCAACACATGGTTGGCTAGtttgtcagcaacaacaaccCCATAACTCAGTTTCCGAGCTATTTCATCTTTGCAATTTGATTCACACTCGTTCTTCGTTACGGGTTTCGGTCTTGTTTTCATGATGTCATGCACAGACGATGTCTAAGGACTCGTCTCCAAGGAAATTACGTTCTTTACCACGTGTTGATTATTCCGAACAAACAGTCACTGACGACGATAATTCTTCTTCCTCTGACGTAGTTGATACTTCGGAGTATTCGCTTTCTGATACCTCTTTTGTTGCCGCTCCTGCTCCTCCGCTGGCTGCTACTCCCTCAGGTAATCCTCCTACCACCATGGACTACCTTCAGTTAGGTAAGGAGGCCGGTCTTACCGGACGTGATTTGTTGGATTTTGTGGTTGAGGCCGAAGAGAGGAAACGTAACTTTGAACTAGAAGCTGAGGAGAGAAAACGCCGACTCGCCATGGAAGAAGAAAGCCACTCATACGCTTTAGCCAACCCGGAACAAACGCATGCTCACCAGGTTGCTTTGGCTGCCGCCTCAGTCACGTCCAAGAAATCAGACATTGGCATTATTGCCGACAAAATTCGGTTGCCTTATTTGGACGATGGGGATGATGTGGATACGTACCTGGCCAAGTTTGAGCGTATTGCTACGCAGATGAAGTGGGAGGTCTCGACTTGGGCCCTCAGGTTGAGTGGTCACCTCAAGGGCAAAGCTGCCGAGGTTTATACGAAGTTGTCAGTTGAAATAGCTGATGACTATGATGTTTTAAAGGATGCTCTTTTGAAAGCTTTCCATTGCACGGCAAAGACGTACAGAGAGAAGTTCCGCGCTGCCAAGCGTGTTGGTTCCGAGACATACGAGCAGTTATTGGAGCGCAGCAAGATGTATTTGGACCGTTGGCTTCATCTTGCCAAAGGCAATCGTGATTTTGACAGCCTCTATGACCTCATTCGTCTTGAGCAGTTTATCGACGGTCTGCCCGCTGATGTCAAAGCATTTGTGAAGGAGCGGTCACCCGTATCGGCTGACGCTGCGGCTGCCGCTGCCCAAGCTTATTTAGAAGCCCACGAGCCGGATTGCAAAAACCCGTTCTCTCGTCGTCAGACCGAGTCTGTCAGTGCCGTAAGCACTTCCGGTGCCAAGAAGAAGCAGAGACAGCGTCGCCAGGCTGCCAAGTCTGAGGAGAGGGAGAGTCAGGTCAGTTCTCCTGCCTCTCAGGATAATTCTGAATCGGTGACCACCATTAATGCGCCGCCCGGGGAAAAGAAACATTGTAATTATTGTAATCGGGATGGCCACGAGGCTGATTATTGCTTCAAGCGTGCTCGTGACGTCATAGCTCGCGAAAAGTCGTCGGTTACCGGTTCCGGGCAGTCGTCCGCGATTTTTGGATGTGTTCATGTGATCTCCGCTGACGGTTCTGTGCCAAAGTTGCGTTCTCGGTTGTGTCCAGATTGTCAGGCTGCTACCGCAGGCGATAACTACATGGTCAAGGTAAAAATTTGTGGCATTGAGACCGAGGCTCTCAGAGACACGGGTTCCAACATATCGCTGGCTCGGCGTGATATCGTCCCTAAATCATGTTTCACAGGCAAGACCCGCGATCTCACCGGGGCGTTCGGCCCGGATAGTCGCGTCGCTCAGATTGCCCACGTGGATGTAGAGACACCTTATTACTCCGGGGTTATCGAGATCAATGTCGTGAATGATCTCAACACTTCTGTTCTCATCGGGAATCACTTCACTCTTCCCTCCGGTGTGGTTGTCGAAGTCCCGACTTACGGCCCGCGCGATTCGTGTGCCGCTGTGACTCGTGCTCAGGTTAAGAAGGACGCCCGCGGCGATCTTCCCCTCGATCCTAAATCACAAGGTCTTCAGAAGACTAGGCAAGAACTGATTAATGCCCAGGAATCTGACCCTTCTCTCAAACGGATGCGTGATTTGGCTCGCGACCAGCACCCGTGGTCCTCCCAAGGTCAAGGCCGTGTGCGGTTCATGTATCGCGCCAACGTTTTGTACCGCGAGTATTGTGGTTCTGATGGAGTGTTCCACCGCCAAGTTTGCGTTCCTCACCCGTTCCGCAGCGAGGTCTTAACTCTAGGCCATTCTTCACCGATGGCCGGCCACCTAGCTGCTAGACGCACGTTGAGCCGGATCTGGTCGGATTTTTATTGGCCGGGCATGTGTGCCGACGTTCGCCGGTTTGTCGCGTCTTGCGAGTCGTGTCAGCGCACGGTTCCCCGCGGCAGTTTGCGCAGGGTTGCTCTCGAGAAAATGCCGCTGGTGGATGTTCCTTTCAAACAGGTAGTGATTGACCTCATCGGGCCCATCCATCCTCCGTCCGGCATGTCCCTAGTGCTTCAGTTATCTCTTTATAGACTTTTCCATGTCATACACTCTGGCATAGCCATCTTCGGTGTCACCTGTCACCCGCGGTTTCCTCTGGGATGGGGGTTTGTCACGTAGTGGTGGCAAGTGTTTGACGACTGTTGTCCTTGGTGGCAATGTTGCGTTATTTTCGGCGCGATGTATTATTGTGTTTGTTGATGGGTGCATTCCGTGCGATTTCCCAGTGCCAGTTGCTATAACACTGTCAGCGAATTATGCACGCTTAGATGGCGTATCTCGTGCGCTAGCTGCGGACCTTGCGTTGCAGCAATTTTTGCGCAGGCCTTGGGTTCTGTTTCGTGCGTATGAGTACGACAGAACTGCGAGAGTTCACGGTTTGGAGGGCAGAGAAGCTGGACAGAGTCTGGACTGTGTGGCGGTGTTGAGATTTTGTTGGCAACTACCAAGAGCCGCTGGGGTAATTGTTGTTGGAATGTGTCTTGTTTCGTTTGGTTATTGGTTGTAATTATTGTCGTCTACTGTGGTGTCGTTGTCTCAGTTGTCGTGTGAAATTTGGTGTGAACTAACACTAGTTGACAGTTGTCAGTGGACAGAACGATTAGTGGTCAAGGTGACGTTTAAACCAAGTTCAAAAcaactccagcttttgctttgttTGACGACTGTTATTTTATCAAGGGACGTTAACGTGTATTACAATCAAGAATGCCAAGCCTGGGCTGCTTTCCGTTCTTTGGAAATTGATTATAGCATTCATGGCTATTGTAAAGATTTATGGTTGTTGTAAATATTGTTGCCGGGTGATTGACAGCTCGCAAGACAATATTTCCTGGGGGTAATATTATTGTACACACCTAGGGCTGGGGGCAGTGGGGGAAAGGATATGTTTCGCCGACTCTGGGACTCAGTGGTTATCGAATGTGTTGCAgcttcttttcttcttgatGTTCTACATCAACCCACCTGTTGCCTCGTCCTTGTCACCGGTGTTGTCACCGTGGCAGTATCCTGCAGCGCTACTGTGTCCCACTCTCAGCTTGGGATGTCCGCCCGCCTTCGGAGCTTGATTTGTGCACCGTCGAGGCCGGGTGGGTTCGCCTCCACCGTGCTTCGTCTCCACCGCCGTCCGTCCTCGTTGTCGCCGGCGCTGATGGTGGTGACGTAGGGGGCTATAACTACGCTCTCGCATGAACTGACGCCGAGACCCTGGTGCCTCACCTTCAGGAAGACCGCGCTGCATGAGCCGAGCTTCAAGTTACCCCGTCGACACTTCCGGGAAGGACCAGCTTACCTGCTTAATTGCAGGCAGTCTATCGTCGTCGTGACGTCACCGTCAAGGAACACTTATCTTCGCCGACAAAGAGCTAAGTCTTCCATCTTTTCCCCTCTCTTGTTCCCGGCCCGACGGTGTCagtcattttttgttgtttaccCCACAGAGAGGAAAAACTTGTAAATATTGAGACAACGCAGGCTCGTCTCAATAACTCTTGATCTTCGGGAGGAGTCCCAAGATATGCATCAGGGAGTAGTCCCTAGACTTTCTTTGAATATTTGTTTCATGCGTTTTCCCTATTAAATGTACAGGGTCAGTCTTTATTCTCTTAAATCTTCAATTCATTCTTCCTGTTTTCTTGTGAATTTCATGAACGATTACTGTGGCGAAGACCCTTGAATTATTATTGATCGCAACCTATCGCAGGTTTTTTTTCCCCGTGTGTTTGATTGCTAAGGCTGCAGCCGGACGTCTGCCTTGCCTTGTGT is from Littorina saxatilis isolate snail1 linkage group LG5, US_GU_Lsax_2.0, whole genome shotgun sequence and encodes:
- the LOC138967707 gene encoding uncharacterized protein produces the protein MDYLQLGKEAGLTGRDLLDFVVEAEERKRNFELEAEERKRRLAMEEESHSYALANPEQTHAHQVALAAASVTSKKSDIGIIADKIRLPYLDDGDDVDTYLAKFERIATQMKWEVSTWALRLSGHLKGKAAEVYTKLSVEIADDYDVLKDALLKAFHCTAKTYREKFRAAKRVGSETYEQLLERSKMYLDRWLHLAKGNRDFDSLYDLIRLEQFIDGLPADVKAFVKERSPVSADAAAAAAQAYLEAHEPDCKNPFSRRQTESVSAVSTSGAKKKQRQRRQAAKSEERESQVSSPASQDNSESVTTINAPPGEKKHCNYCNRDGHEADYCFKRARDVIAREKSSVTGSGQSSAIFGCVHVISADGSVPKLRSRLCPDCQAATAGDNYMVKVKICGIETEALRDTGSNISLARRDIVPKSCFTGKTRDLTGAFGPDSRVAQIAHVDVETPYYSGVIEINVVNDLNTSVLIGNHFTLPSGVVVEVPTYGPRDSCAAVTRAQVKKDARGDLPLDPKSQGLQKTRQELINAQESDPSLKRMRDLARDQHPWSSQGQGRVRFMYRANVLYREYCGSDGVFHRQVCVPHPFRSEVLTLGHSSPMAGHLAARRTLSRIWSDFYWPGMCADVRRFVASCESCQRTVPRGSLRRVALEKMPLVDVPFKQVVIDLIGPIHPPSGMSLVLQLSLYRLFHVIHSGIAIFGVTCHPRFPLGWGFVT